A section of the Rhipicephalus sanguineus isolate Rsan-2018 chromosome 11, BIME_Rsan_1.4, whole genome shotgun sequence genome encodes:
- the LOC119375592 gene encoding uncharacterized protein LOC119375592 yields the protein MAFRRSLVALILMASYGVTVANTTGCDFSGIDLDGAVDKMLGLLAQYRYPDIRGFRMAFRGLETGDPSLTGLDKIRRFGPIQPYCVNGTRQISVDVIDRGDLTLSLPWRACSGHEGTVNLRAGLSRFTLIFRFEATGLNQDAILAYEGSLVPVIVLEPQVYIDGAGSELKAATMIISKILPGVTQYYYNIFFLGVFQAALLKSLGVHSE from the exons ATGGCGTTTCGAAGGAGCTTGGTGGCTCTTATATTGATGGCGTCCTACGGTGTGACTGTCGCGAATACAACAG GCTGTGATTTTAGTGGAATCGATTTGGATGGCGCTGTGGACAAAATGTTGGGTCTTCTGGCCCAGTACCGCTACCCAGATATTCGAGGATTCCGGATGGCCTTCCGGGGTCTTGAAACGGGCGATCCGAGTTTAACTGGCCTTGACAAGATCCGACGGTTTGGACCGATTCAACCTTACTGCGTCAATGGAACCCGGCAAATTAGTGTGGATGTCATCGACCGAGGCGACCTCACCTTGTCTCTGCCCTGGAGGGCCTGTTCGGGACACGAAGGCACGGTTAACTTGCGCGCAGGTCTTTCACGCTTCACGCTCATATTTCGCTTCGAAGCTACAGGTTTGAATCAAGACGCCATTCTCGCTTACGAAGGGTCTCTTGTACCGGTGATCGTTTTAGAACCTCAAGTGTATATCGATGGCGCTGGGAGCGAATTGAAGGCAGCTACGATGATCATCAGCAAGATTCTGCCGGGTGTCACTCAGTATTACTATAATATCTTCTTTCTTGGAGTATTCCAAGCGGCCCTCCTTAAGTCCCTAGGCGTTCATTCGGAGTAG
- the LOC119375559 gene encoding uncharacterized protein LOC119375559, with amino-acid sequence MATVKLLILVFFVAASAASYSSSSECDFSGLDLDGGVEYILSTFPRNFTLSEETFRPIFKGLEVGAVIVAGMNRIKRYGALKPFCVGSQRFLEVDFINNAEVAFYVPWRTCSGNEGKVMMHAEFSRFTVIFRVDRGGFAEKFVLRYEGDTVPVNTHNVHLIIEGAGQVGRIFSGILSRVLSSYATELWNDEFFSVFRTSVRKALE; translated from the exons ATGGCAACGGTGAAACTGCTTATTCTCGTCTTCTTCGTGGCGGCATCTGCCGCTTCCTACTCCTCGAGCAGTG AATGCGACTTTTCTGGCCTTGACCTGGATGGTGGGGTGGAGTATATCCTCTCCACATTTCCAAGAAACTTCACCCTCAGCGAAGAAACATTTCGACCTATCTTCAAGGGTTTGGAAGTTGGCGCCGTGATCGTGGCTGGTATGAACAGAATCAAGCGGTACGGTGCCTTGAAACCCTTCTGCGTGGGCAGTCAGCGCTTCTTGGAGGTGGACTTCATCAACAACGCAGAGGTAGCCTTCTACGTTCCCTGGCGTACGTGTTCGGGCAACGAGGGTAAAGTGATGATGCACGCCGAGTTCTCACGATTCACGGTCATCTTTCGCGTGGACAGAGGAGGCTTCGCCGAGAAATTTGTTCTCCGCTACGAAGGAGATACAGTTCCCGTCAACACGCACAACGTTCACCTGATCATCGAAGGCGCCGGACAAGTTGGTAGGATCTTTAGCGGAATTCTCAGCAGGGTTCTGTCCTCGTATGCGACTGAACTGTGGAATGACGAGTTCTTTAGTGTGTTCAGAACCTCTGTTCGCAAAGCGCTCGAATAA